A genomic region of Deinococcus sp. KSM4-11 contains the following coding sequences:
- a CDS encoding Rod shape-determining protein MreD, which produces MTIDRMPRRGSARVLRPAVYLVLLIAAQGLLSRLADAAAIAAPDLFLLTGAGLAWRVRPAWALVAAYLVGLLQDVLGGGMLGLHAAGVAGGALLVLVVRRYFSNSGPVQGLLTVLAAVLGEWLAFLALTYWLRSDLVTVPLLVRTVPVVFMGTLILAGVWERCITWGLGPRSSPEDLT; this is translated from the coding sequence ATGACCATCGATCGGATGCCCCGGCGGGGGTCGGCGCGCGTGCTGCGGCCCGCCGTGTACCTCGTCCTGCTGATCGCCGCCCAGGGCCTGCTGTCCCGGCTGGCCGACGCGGCGGCCATTGCCGCGCCCGATCTGTTCCTGCTGACCGGCGCGGGCCTCGCGTGGCGGGTGCGTCCCGCGTGGGCGCTGGTCGCCGCCTATCTGGTCGGCCTGCTGCAGGACGTGCTCGGTGGCGGCATGCTGGGGCTGCACGCCGCCGGGGTGGCAGGCGGGGCGCTGCTGGTGCTGGTCGTGAGGCGGTACTTCTCGAACAGCGGGCCGGTGCAGGGTCTCCTGACGGTGCTGGCCGCCGTGCTGGGCGAATGGCTGGCCTTCCTGGCCCTGACGTACTGGCTGCGCTCGGATCTGGTCACGGTGCCGCTGCTGGTGAGGACGGTTCCGGTGGTGTTCATGGGAACGCTTATCCTGGCGGGCGTGTGGGAACGCTGCATCACCTGGGGCCTGGGGCCGCGCTCCTCGCCTGAGGATCTGACGTGA
- the mreC gene encoding rod shape-determining protein MreC encodes MNWRRLLLVYALLFAVSMVATRFQVVAPAALRSTTVPITRISVTVADNLRHAYDSLVHERTLAHDNANLRKQNDVLRQRNELLSREAARLKQLDVITRTQAPNAVGIAQVVAVSPSPLMARLTLNLGRNAGVRVRMPVTVPGGLIGQVTDVADTQSTVVALVDPESSVGVSLDGNKGGRGLAQGLPPDRMRAEFSRSVPIKVGDVLVTNSLGGVFPVGIRVGTVEKVLPLGPNDLNRVVIVKPSVDVGVVEDVTILEGL; translated from the coding sequence GTGAACTGGCGGCGGCTCCTGCTCGTGTATGCGCTCCTGTTCGCCGTGAGCATGGTCGCCACGCGGTTTCAGGTGGTCGCGCCGGCCGCGCTGCGGTCCACGACCGTGCCCATCACCCGCATCAGCGTGACCGTGGCCGACAACCTGCGCCACGCCTACGATTCACTCGTGCACGAGCGCACCCTGGCCCACGACAATGCCAACCTCCGCAAACAGAATGACGTGCTGCGGCAGCGCAATGAACTCCTGTCGCGCGAGGCGGCGCGCCTCAAGCAGCTGGACGTGATCACACGCACCCAGGCCCCGAACGCGGTGGGCATCGCGCAGGTGGTGGCTGTGTCGCCCAGTCCGCTGATGGCGCGGCTGACCCTGAACCTCGGCCGGAACGCCGGGGTGCGCGTCCGCATGCCCGTCACGGTGCCCGGCGGGCTGATCGGTCAGGTGACCGACGTGGCCGACACACAGTCCACGGTGGTGGCGCTGGTCGATCCCGAGAGCAGCGTGGGCGTGAGCCTCGACGGCAACAAGGGGGGGCGCGGTCTGGCACAGGGCCTTCCCCCGGACCGCATGCGCGCCGAGTTCTCGAGGTCCGTGCCGATCAAGGTCGGCGACGTGCTGGTCACAAACAGCCTGGGCGGCGTGTTCCCGGTGGGCATCCGGGTGGGGACGGTTGAGAAGGTGCTGCCGCTCGGCCCGAACGACCTCAACCGCGTGGTGATCGTCAAACCGTCCGTGGATGTCGGTGTGGTCGAGGACGTCACCATCCTGGAGGGCCTGTGA
- a CDS encoding Maf family nucleotide pyrophosphatase: protein MSGGSAGTRSGVPEVVLASGSPRRRELLGLLGVAFRVQVSGEPEDSATSEPYALAGELALLKARAVAQSAQGAVVIGSDTVVALEGSLLGKPADAAENASFLRTLSGRTHQVYTGVAVVHGRQEQVEVARADVNFRALSDAEIAYYAASGEGLDKAGGYGIQALGMALVERIEGEYSTVVGFPLSVVIRALRTAGVPVWNEGPGIEVHPA from the coding sequence ATGTCGGGTGGGAGCGCGGGCACCCGCAGCGGGGTGCCGGAGGTGGTGCTGGCCTCCGGCAGTCCCCGGCGCCGGGAGCTGCTGGGCCTGCTCGGCGTGGCCTTCCGCGTGCAGGTGAGCGGCGAACCCGAGGACAGCGCCACGTCCGAACCCTACGCGCTGGCGGGTGAGCTCGCGCTCCTGAAGGCGAGGGCTGTGGCCCAGAGCGCCCAGGGCGCGGTGGTGATCGGCTCCGACACCGTGGTCGCCCTGGAGGGGTCGTTGCTGGGCAAACCGGCCGACGCGGCCGAGAACGCCTCGTTCCTGCGCACGCTGTCGGGCCGCACCCATCAGGTCTACACCGGGGTGGCCGTGGTGCATGGCCGCCAGGAGCAGGTCGAGGTGGCCCGCGCCGACGTGAACTTCCGCGCCCTGAGCGACGCCGAAATCGCGTACTACGCCGCGTCCGGCGAGGGCCTCGATAAGGCCGGTGGCTACGGCATCCAGGCGCTGGGCATGGCGCTGGTCGAGCGGATCGAGGGGGAATACAGCACTGTCGTCGGCTTTCCGCTCTCGGTCGTCATACGCGCGCTCCGCACGGCGGGCGTGCCGGTGTGGAATGAAGGTCCTGGGATCGAGGTTCATCCGGCGTGA
- the deoC gene encoding deoxyribose-phosphate aldolase: MKLAPYIDHTLLKATATRAEIEQLCAEAREHGFYAVCLNPVYIPLAVQALAGSDVKIATVCGFPLGAVGSEQKAVEARLSAEAGADEVDMVIHIGAALAGDWDTVQADVRAVRKAIPDRVLKVIIETCYLNDEQKRGATEAAVQGGADFVKTSTGFGTGGATLDDVRLMREVIAGRAQIKAAGGVRTPDDARAMIEAGATRLGTSGGVALVAGDRTGEGY; the protein is encoded by the coding sequence GTGAAGCTCGCGCCCTACATCGACCACACCCTCCTGAAAGCGACGGCTACCCGCGCCGAGATCGAGCAGCTCTGCGCCGAGGCGCGCGAGCACGGCTTCTACGCCGTGTGCCTGAACCCCGTGTACATTCCGCTGGCGGTGCAGGCCCTGGCGGGCAGTGACGTGAAGATCGCGACGGTCTGCGGGTTTCCGCTGGGGGCCGTGGGTTCCGAGCAGAAGGCCGTCGAGGCCCGCCTGAGCGCCGAGGCGGGCGCGGACGAGGTCGACATGGTGATCCACATCGGGGCGGCCCTTGCGGGCGACTGGGATACCGTGCAGGCCGACGTTCGGGCCGTCCGCAAGGCCATTCCGGACCGGGTGCTGAAGGTGATCATCGAGACGTGTTACCTGAACGACGAGCAGAAGCGTGGCGCGACCGAGGCGGCCGTGCAGGGCGGCGCGGACTTCGTGAAGACCAGCACCGGCTTCGGCACGGGCGGGGCCACGCTGGACGACGTGCGCCTGATGCGTGAGGTCATCGCGGGCCGCGCGCAGATCAAGGCGGCGGGCGGCGTCCGCACCCCGGACGACGCGCGGGCCATGATCGAGGCCGGTGCGACCCGCCTGGGCACCTCGGGCGGCGTGGCGCTGGTGGCCGGCGACCGAACGGGCGAGGGGTACTGA
- a CDS encoding peroxiredoxin, protein MTESTITPTAGKPFPEFSLPDAQGQTHTLSGLHGRYVVLYAYPKDDTPGCTKEACDFRDNALLKSHGAAILGISADDAGSHADFAEKFSLPFPLLVDEHATYLKSIGAYGEKNMYGKVTEGIKRQTFLVDPDGRLVKAWLAVKVDGHADAVADAIDRDRARRA, encoded by the coding sequence ATGACCGAGTCCACGATTACCCCCACGGCCGGCAAGCCCTTTCCCGAGTTCTCGCTGCCGGACGCGCAGGGCCAGACGCACACGCTGTCCGGCCTGCATGGACGCTACGTGGTGCTGTACGCCTACCCGAAGGACGACACGCCCGGCTGCACCAAGGAAGCCTGCGATTTCCGCGACAACGCCCTGCTCAAGTCCCACGGGGCCGCGATCCTGGGCATCAGCGCCGACGACGCCGGAAGTCATGCCGACTTCGCCGAGAAGTTCAGCCTGCCCTTTCCGCTGCTGGTCGACGAACACGCCACCTACCTGAAATCCATCGGCGCGTATGGCGAGAAGAACATGTACGGTAAGGTCACCGAGGGCATCAAGCGTCAGACCTTCCTGGTGGATCCGGATGGACGTCTGGTGAAAGCCTGGCTGGCCGTGAAGGTCGACGGCCACGCCGACGCGGTGGCCGACGCCATCGACCGGGATCGGGCCCGCCGTGCCTGA
- the rpiA gene encoding ribose 5-phosphate isomerase A, producing the protein MPEHNGLEALKQEAAIRACALVHSGMRVGLGTGSTAKYAIEELGRRVQAGELTGIVGVATSEASDTLARSVGLAVEALDPRPLDIAIDGADEIDSQLNLIKGLGGALLREKLTEVQARQLVIVADHTKTVTHLGQKAPLPIEIARFGFLSTIERLRGLLPGGRLRQPGAQPYVTDNGNYIYDAQLPAQFDPAQLERQLKGTLGVVETGFFLGMATHAFVAAPDGVTERIRPPS; encoded by the coding sequence GTGCCTGAACACAACGGTCTGGAGGCGCTGAAACAGGAGGCCGCGATCCGCGCGTGTGCCCTCGTGCACAGCGGCATGCGCGTCGGCCTGGGCACCGGCAGCACCGCGAAATACGCCATCGAGGAACTCGGCCGCCGCGTTCAGGCCGGGGAGCTCACGGGCATCGTGGGCGTGGCGACCAGCGAGGCGAGCGACACCCTGGCCCGCAGCGTGGGCCTGGCCGTCGAGGCGCTCGATCCCCGCCCCCTGGACATCGCCATCGACGGCGCGGACGAGATCGACTCCCAGTTGAACCTGATCAAGGGCCTGGGCGGCGCGCTGCTGCGCGAGAAACTCACCGAGGTGCAGGCCCGGCAGCTGGTCATCGTCGCCGACCACACCAAGACCGTGACCCACCTGGGCCAGAAGGCCCCGCTGCCCATCGAGATCGCCCGCTTCGGGTTCCTGAGCACCATCGAGCGGCTGCGTGGTCTGCTGCCCGGCGGTCGCCTGCGCCAGCCGGGCGCACAGCCCTATGTAACCGACAACGGCAACTACATCTACGATGCCCAGCTGCCCGCCCAGTTCGACCCGGCGCAGCTGGAACGGCAGCTCAAGGGCACACTGGGCGTCGTCGAGACCGGCTTCTTTCTCGGGATGGCCACGCACGCCTTCGTGGCGGCCCCAGACGGCGTGACCGAACGGATCCGGCCACCGTCCTGA
- a CDS encoding thioredoxin domain-containing protein encodes MNRLAQESSPYLLQHAGNPVDWYPWGPEAFAEARRRDVPVLLSVGYSTCHWCHVMAHESFEDAGTAAVMNAQFVNVKVDREERPDVDAVYMAATQATTGQGGWPMTVFLTADAEPFYAGTYFPPRDGHGLPSFQRVLASVGRAWQEERDQLLGSAQTLSAHIREASRPTVGSGALPDDAPARAVANLRRAYDGALGGFGRAPKFPAPTTLDFLLTRPDGRDMAVGTLRAMLAGGLHDQLGGGFHRYSVDDRWRVPHFEKMLYDNAQLTRTLLVAWQYTGDDAFARAARSTLHSLIREMRDPAGGLYSAQDADTQGVEGLTFTWTPEEVRAVIPEDSDAELVMAHLGITAAGDFLDPHRPEYGRRSVPHVAQSIATLATATGTPGAELATRLDALKTRLLAARTVRPQPGTDTKVLASWNGLALAAFADAARLLQDDTLLDIAREIAAFLHGQLRRPDGTLHHTWANGTARVEGLLEDHALVGLGLVALFQADGDLAHLQWARELWAVIERDFWNDDSGVFMASGGRAETLLARQAPGFDSAVISDNAAAALLALWMDRYFSVPGAEDKARRTVNAFGSDMLAATGGFGGLWQAAAFLNAPHAEVAIIGTRDERRTLEEVAATVALPFTALTFSGPGGELPVLEGRPGDGQGYVCRNRTCDLPTRDPVTFRAQLEGLQRALGTLD; translated from the coding sequence ATGAACCGACTGGCCCAGGAATCCAGCCCGTACCTGCTGCAGCATGCCGGGAACCCGGTGGACTGGTATCCATGGGGGCCCGAAGCCTTCGCCGAGGCGCGGCGGCGGGACGTGCCCGTGCTGCTCTCGGTGGGGTATTCCACCTGTCACTGGTGCCATGTGATGGCGCACGAAAGTTTCGAGGATGCCGGCACGGCCGCCGTCATGAACGCGCAGTTCGTGAACGTCAAGGTAGACCGCGAGGAGCGCCCGGACGTGGACGCCGTGTACATGGCCGCCACCCAGGCCACGACCGGGCAGGGCGGCTGGCCCATGACCGTGTTCCTGACGGCGGACGCCGAACCCTTCTACGCGGGCACGTATTTTCCGCCCCGTGATGGCCACGGTCTGCCCAGCTTCCAGCGGGTGCTGGCCTCGGTGGGCCGCGCGTGGCAGGAGGAGCGCGACCAGCTGCTGGGCAGCGCCCAGACCCTGAGTGCCCACATCCGCGAGGCCAGCCGTCCCACAGTCGGTTCGGGTGCTCTGCCGGACGACGCCCCGGCACGCGCCGTTGCCAACCTGCGCCGCGCGTACGACGGAGCGCTTGGCGGATTCGGCCGCGCTCCGAAGTTTCCGGCGCCGACGACCCTGGACTTCCTGCTGACCCGCCCGGATGGCCGGGATATGGCCGTGGGCACGTTGCGGGCCATGCTCGCGGGCGGCCTCCACGATCAGCTGGGGGGCGGCTTTCACCGGTACTCGGTGGACGACCGTTGGCGCGTGCCGCACTTCGAGAAGATGCTGTACGACAACGCGCAGCTCACGCGTACCCTGCTGGTCGCGTGGCAATACACCGGTGACGACGCCTTCGCACGTGCGGCCCGCTCCACCCTGCACTCCCTCATCCGAGAGATGCGCGATCCGGCCGGCGGTCTGTATTCCGCCCAGGACGCCGATACGCAGGGCGTGGAGGGACTGACCTTCACGTGGACGCCGGAGGAGGTGCGCGCCGTGATCCCGGAGGACTCGGACGCCGAGCTGGTGATGGCGCACCTGGGCATCACCGCTGCGGGGGATTTCCTCGATCCACACCGTCCGGAATATGGACGCCGGAGCGTGCCGCATGTGGCCCAGTCCATCGCCACCCTCGCCACAGCCACGGGCACCCCAGGGGCGGAACTGGCGACCCGGCTGGACGCCCTGAAGACCCGTCTGCTGGCCGCGCGCACGGTCCGTCCCCAGCCCGGGACCGACACCAAAGTGCTCGCCTCGTGGAATGGCCTGGCCCTGGCCGCCTTTGCCGACGCGGCCCGCCTCCTTCAGGACGACACGCTGCTGGACATCGCGCGGGAGATCGCTGCCTTCCTGCACGGTCAGCTGCGCCGGCCCGACGGCACCCTGCACCACACTTGGGCGAACGGCACGGCGCGGGTCGAGGGCCTGCTGGAAGACCATGCCCTGGTCGGACTCGGCCTGGTCGCCCTGTTCCAGGCGGACGGGGATCTGGCGCACCTGCAGTGGGCCAGGGAATTATGGGCAGTGATCGAGCGGGACTTCTGGAACGACGACTCCGGCGTGTTCATGGCGTCTGGAGGGCGGGCCGAGACGCTGCTGGCCAGGCAGGCGCCGGGTTTCGATTCCGCCGTGATCAGCGACAATGCCGCCGCCGCATTGCTGGCCCTGTGGATGGACCGGTACTTCTCCGTGCCGGGCGCGGAGGACAAGGCGCGGCGCACCGTGAACGCGTTCGGGTCGGACATGCTGGCCGCCACGGGCGGCTTTGGCGGGCTGTGGCAGGCGGCAGCGTTCCTGAACGCCCCGCACGCCGAGGTGGCGATCATCGGCACGCGGGACGAGCGCCGGACACTGGAAGAGGTGGCCGCGACCGTTGCCCTCCCCTTCACGGCCCTGACTTTCAGCGGGCCGGGCGGTGAGTTGCCGGTGCTGGAGGGCCGCCCTGGGGACGGTCAGGGGTACGTCTGCCGGAACCGCACGTGCGACCTCCCCACGCGGGATCCAGTCACGTTCCGGGCACAGCTGGAAGGACTTCAGCGCGCGCTGGGCACTCTGGATTGA
- a CDS encoding transglutaminase family protein produces MAPPESLSADPDHAGAIDNPVRVRAGFSLTFEVPHPTPMLFVVQPKNRLDATGTRQRIIDQRPLGSAEGIHTYTDVHGNVIWRVLAQPGTFTLGHDLIAEITRYPDPQLHTLRKMPVEELPDETIGYLLPSRYVDSDLVSAEAWDRFGHIQGGWAQVQAVSDFLYSECSYGYGSNSTTTAKQAFDSKRAVCRDFAHMGVAFCRSLNIPARYVCGYMPDIDIVPDPVPMDFHAWFEAFLDGQWRTFDARHNKPRVGRVLIAQGRDASDVAFTTTFGSARLTHMKVWADETSFESTLETPPNPRVF; encoded by the coding sequence ATGGCACCACCCGAGTCTCTCTCCGCCGATCCTGACCATGCTGGCGCCATCGACAACCCCGTTCGTGTCCGCGCGGGGTTTTCCCTCACCTTCGAGGTGCCCCACCCCACCCCGATGCTGTTTGTCGTGCAACCCAAGAACCGGCTGGACGCCACCGGAACGCGTCAGCGCATCATCGACCAGCGGCCGCTCGGCTCGGCCGAGGGCATCCACACGTATACCGACGTGCACGGCAACGTGATCTGGCGCGTCCTGGCCCAGCCCGGCACCTTCACGCTCGGACACGATCTGATTGCGGAGATCACGCGGTACCCCGATCCGCAACTGCACACCCTGCGCAAGATGCCCGTCGAGGAACTCCCAGACGAGACCATCGGGTACCTGCTGCCCAGCCGCTACGTCGACAGCGACCTCGTGAGTGCCGAGGCCTGGGATCGCTTCGGGCACATTCAGGGCGGGTGGGCACAGGTGCAGGCCGTGAGCGACTTCCTGTACTCGGAATGCAGTTACGGCTACGGCAGCAACTCCACCACCACGGCCAAGCAGGCCTTTGACAGCAAGCGGGCGGTGTGCCGGGACTTCGCGCATATGGGCGTCGCCTTCTGCCGCTCGCTGAACATCCCTGCGCGGTACGTGTGCGGGTACATGCCGGACATCGACATCGTGCCGGATCCTGTGCCCATGGATTTCCACGCGTGGTTCGAGGCCTTTCTGGACGGCCAGTGGCGCACCTTCGACGCCCGGCACAACAAACCCCGCGTGGGCCGGGTGCTGATCGCGCAGGGCCGCGACGCCTCGGACGTGGCCTTCACGACCACCTTCGGCAGTGCCCGCCTGACCCATATGAAAGTCTGGGCCGACGAGACCAGCTTCGAGTCCACCCTGGAGACGCCACCGAACCCGCGTGTGTTCTGA
- the argJ gene encoding bifunctional glutamate N-acetyltransferase/amino-acid acetyltransferase ArgJ, translating to MSTLSLPQGFQAAVMAAGIKPSGKTDLSGVVSATPCTWAFAGTRSTTAAACVTRNRDLYAGGRAVRGLLVNAGNANAATGARGANDNEDMADAYGSVLNMPAEQVLTASTGIIGHLLPMDRVLSGIEHLPDELGTGAEDFAHAIMTTDTRVKLAQATLPGGARIVGTAKGSGMIHPDMATMFAFAFTDAEVGQTALRAAFPGIVARTFNAVTVDGDTSTNDMAIVLANGEAGHVDPPVFLKALEGVMRDLARQIAADGEGATKLLTVRVTGARTEAEALQAARTCCVSPLLKSAVHGNDPNWGRVIMAVGRSGAGVDVERMKVSVQSQPVFAGRPLPYEDAAVSESMKADEVVFDVHLGVGEAHGEAWGCDLSAEYVSINADYTT from the coding sequence ATGAGCACCCTTTCCCTTCCTCAGGGCTTCCAGGCGGCGGTCATGGCCGCGGGCATCAAACCCAGCGGCAAGACGGATCTGAGCGGAGTCGTGTCGGCCACCCCCTGCACCTGGGCCTTTGCGGGCACCCGCTCGACCACGGCCGCCGCCTGCGTGACCCGCAACCGTGACCTGTACGCGGGCGGTCGGGCCGTGCGGGGCCTGCTGGTGAACGCCGGGAACGCGAATGCCGCCACCGGCGCCCGAGGCGCGAACGACAACGAGGACATGGCCGACGCCTACGGCAGCGTGCTGAACATGCCCGCCGAACAGGTGCTGACCGCCAGCACCGGCATCATCGGGCACCTGCTGCCCATGGATCGGGTGCTGAGCGGCATCGAACACCTGCCGGACGAGCTGGGCACGGGCGCGGAGGACTTCGCGCACGCCATCATGACCACGGACACCCGCGTGAAGCTCGCGCAGGCGACCCTGCCCGGCGGAGCGCGGATCGTGGGCACCGCCAAGGGCAGCGGCATGATCCACCCGGACATGGCCACCATGTTCGCCTTCGCATTCACCGACGCCGAGGTCGGACAGACCGCTCTGCGCGCCGCCTTCCCCGGCATCGTGGCCCGCACCTTCAACGCGGTCACGGTGGACGGCGACACCAGCACCAACGACATGGCAATCGTCCTGGCAAACGGCGAGGCGGGACACGTCGATCCTCCTGTGTTCCTCAAGGCGCTGGAGGGTGTCATGCGCGACCTTGCCCGGCAGATCGCCGCCGACGGCGAGGGCGCGACCAAGCTCCTCACGGTGCGTGTCACGGGGGCCCGGACGGAAGCGGAGGCGCTCCAGGCGGCCCGCACCTGCTGCGTGAGCCCGCTGCTGAAGAGTGCCGTGCATGGCAACGATCCCAACTGGGGCCGCGTGATCATGGCCGTCGGGCGCAGCGGCGCAGGCGTGGACGTCGAGCGCATGAAGGTCAGCGTGCAGAGCCAGCCAGTCTTCGCGGGCCGCCCCCTGCCCTACGAGGACGCGGCCGTCAGCGAGAGCATGAAGGCCGACGAGGTCGTGTTCGACGTGCATCTGGGGGTAGGCGAGGCCCACGGCGAGGCCTGGGGCTGCGACCTGAGTGCCGAGTACGTCAGCATCAACGCGGACTACACCACCTGA
- a CDS encoding shikimate dehydrogenase, with amino-acid sequence MPAPDSPLALIGHASAAARALRDLGLVAITVPTDDLDGALSACRTLRFTGALVHPSMEAALLPLTQADPVAVRAGRVDAIAFAGGVHGTFALADALTDTIEASGYATRGASALLVGLAARDLALALPLTRLGFTDIGVVAETTPEAEGAARHLPAGVRSYPMSRRDPSVATLAERADLVVLTGGSLPTGLLQPYHTLVDLTGRAQQRSAAGTVMDLSRLPAQRLGRQLAHATGQRFHVDELTTLLPAFG; translated from the coding sequence ATGCCTGCGCCCGACTCGCCCCTCGCCCTGATCGGCCATGCCAGCGCCGCCGCCCGCGCCCTGCGCGACCTGGGGCTCGTGGCGATCACCGTCCCCACCGATGACCTGGACGGTGCCCTGAGCGCGTGCCGTACCCTGCGCTTCACTGGAGCCCTGGTGCACCCGTCCATGGAGGCGGCCCTGTTGCCGCTCACGCAGGCGGATCCCGTGGCCGTGCGGGCGGGCCGGGTCGATGCCATCGCCTTCGCTGGCGGCGTTCACGGCACCTTCGCCCTGGCCGACGCCCTGACCGACACCATCGAGGCGAGCGGCTACGCCACGCGCGGAGCGAGCGCCCTGCTGGTCGGTCTGGCTGCGCGGGATCTGGCGCTGGCCCTGCCGCTGACCCGCCTGGGCTTCACGGACATAGGCGTGGTGGCCGAGACCACCCCGGAAGCCGAGGGTGCGGCCCGCCACCTGCCGGCCGGCGTGCGTTCCTACCCGATGAGCCGCCGTGATCCCTCCGTGGCCACGCTGGCCGAACGCGCCGACCTCGTCGTCCTGACGGGCGGCAGCCTGCCCACCGGACTGCTGCAGCCCTACCACACGCTGGTGGATCTGACGGGCCGCGCCCAGCAGCGCTCAGCGGCCGGCACCGTGATGGATCTGTCCAGACTCCCCGCGCAGCGTCTGGGTCGGCAACTGGCGCACGCGACCGGGCAGCGCTTTCACGTGGACGAGCTGACGACGTTGTTGCCCGCCTTCGGCTGA
- a CDS encoding ABC transporter permease, producing MTALTPPTTAPVKRQESIFWRRFRRSGPGRAGAVIVALFVLLAVFAQVIKPYDPTTDRNYRLNLKPPSILGLWDKDVADVYRDPASGTFNAWAYPFGTDNLGRNVYARTLHGTRISLKVGVVSTVLALVIGSLLGVLAGFFGGWFDNVMGYITDVMLAFPGILLAIGFASIFSTDNPPLLIAGLDRLFALNSPQLVTAMLAVSLVQVPVYMRLARAVVLSLREREFVQAAGALGASQTRTIFRHILPNSLSPLIVQGALSIATATIEVAALGFLGIGAQPPLPEWGTMISDSRQYYVDAPWTMVFPGLAIFLSVLGFNLLGDGLRDVLDPRSTQ from the coding sequence ATGACGGCACTCACTCCACCCACCACCGCGCCCGTGAAGCGGCAGGAGAGCATCTTCTGGCGGCGCTTCCGCCGCAGCGGTCCCGGCCGGGCGGGCGCGGTCATCGTGGCCCTGTTCGTCCTGCTGGCCGTGTTCGCGCAGGTCATCAAACCCTACGACCCCACCACGGATCGCAACTACCGCCTGAACCTCAAGCCGCCCAGCATCCTCGGCCTGTGGGACAAGGACGTCGCGGACGTGTACCGCGATCCGGCCAGCGGCACGTTCAACGCGTGGGCGTACCCCTTTGGCACGGACAACCTGGGCCGCAACGTGTATGCCCGCACGCTGCACGGCACCCGCATCTCGCTGAAGGTCGGCGTGGTCAGCACGGTGCTGGCCCTGGTGATCGGCTCGCTGCTGGGCGTCCTGGCGGGCTTCTTCGGCGGCTGGTTCGACAACGTCATGGGGTACATCACCGACGTGATGCTCGCCTTCCCCGGCATCCTGCTCGCCATCGGCTTTGCCAGCATCTTCAGCACCGACAACCCACCGCTGCTGATCGCCGGTCTCGACCGCCTGTTCGCGCTGAACAGTCCGCAACTGGTAACCGCCATGCTGGCCGTGTCGCTGGTGCAGGTGCCGGTGTACATGCGCCTCGCTCGGGCGGTCGTGCTCTCGCTGCGCGAGCGGGAATTCGTGCAGGCCGCCGGGGCACTGGGTGCCTCCCAGACGCGCACCATCTTCCGGCATATCCTCCCGAACTCGCTGTCGCCGCTGATCGTGCAGGGCGCCCTGAGCATCGCCACGGCGACCATCGAGGTCGCGGCCCTGGGCTTCCTGGGGATCGGCGCCCAGCCACCTCTGCCGGAATGGGGCACCATGATCAGCGATTCCCGCCAGTACTACGTGGACGCGCCGTGGACGATGGTCTTCCCCGGACTGGCGATCTTCCTGTCGGTGCTCGGCTTCAATCTGCTCGGCGACGGCCTGCGGGACGTGCTCGACCCGCGAAGCACCCAGTAG